The genomic DNA AGGGCAGTACTTTCTCACGCGCTCTAGGTAAGCTGATTTAAACAACGAGTCCTTAGTTTCGCTTAAGCCATGTCGAAAATGCTGTTTGGCCACTTTCCAAAAACCACAGAAGCTAAGCATCTGTTTAACATCTGCGAAGTTGATGGAGCCTTTGGCGTAGCCCTCTCTAGACCACCCTTGAACGGCATTCGGGCCTACGGTTACGCTACCATCAATCATTTTGGTTAAATGCACACCCAAAAACGGTAGCTCGGGATCGGGGATGGGGTAAATAAGGTGTTTGATTATTTGGCTGTGCTTAGCCGCCAGGCGATAGTATTCGCCGCGATAGGGAATAATCTGAAAGTCGATGTCTAGTTTTAGCATCTCACATAAACGGTCGGCCATTAGGCCTCCGCAGGCAACCAGATAAGCACAGCTTATCGCTCCTTGCTCAGTGGTGATATTGATCTGCTCTGGCTGTTCATCAAGGGCTGTCACTTGGTGTGAAAGCAGAACTTTTCCGCCATTGTCGGTAAATTCTTGAGCTATTTTTTGGCAAATTTGTGGATAGCTAACGATGCCTGTAGCAGGAATGTACAAGGCTCCTAAACCTGCAATATTTGGCTCTCGTTGTTTTAGCTCTTGGCTGCTAAGTTGCTGGTAGGTGATTTGATTTTGCTCACAGCGTTTGGCAAGTTGCTGCATACGAGTTAACTCCAGTTGATTACTCGCCACCAATAACTTACCGCATTGTTGATAGGGAATTGCATGCCGCTGGCAAAATTCGATAGTTTGTTGCAGGCCCTGCTTACAAAACTGTGCTTTTAAGCTCCCCGGTTGATAATAAACCCCGGCGTGGATTACACCGCTGTTATGACCGGTTTGATGGAAGGCCAACGAGGCTTCTTTTTCTAGCAGGGCGATACTGGCATCAGGGTAAGTTTTTTGCAGCTGCAAGGCTGTCGCCAAGCCCACAATACCACCACCAATAACGCAAAAATCATAATCCATTAGGCTATTCCTTGGCTTGCTGCTGTTTCGCTGACCTTTAACTGAGCTAGGTAACTGATTGTATTTAGACTAAAGATATCAAGTGATAACTGAATTCACCACTCAGCAATGATAAAGTCAAATTTATCAATTTGCTAACGAGATGTTTAAATGGATTTAACAATTTTTAACGCTGTATTGTTGCTGTTGCTGGGGTTGGCCGCAGGCGTGATTAATACTTTAGCGGGTGGTGGCTCTAATTTGACCTTGCCAGCATTGATGATCATGGGGATGCCGGCAGAGTTGGCGAACGCGACTAATCGGGTTGGAATTTTTTTGCAATGCCTCACTGGCGCTCTGGGATTTAAAAAACACGGTAAGCTGGATACCCAAGATCTAGGCCCAATATTATGGCCTACGCTAATAGGCGGTTTAGTTGGAGCCTTAGTGGCATCTTACGCCGCCGCGTGGTTAGTTAAATACTTATTGCTAGGTGCGATGTTGGCAATGGCTAGCTTAATGCTGTTCAAACCTTCTGTGGTGGCTCCAGACCTAGGTACTCAGGCTAAAACTGTGGCCGAGAGTTCCAGCGCCAAGTGGAGCTTAATGCTGGCGGGCTTTTATGGTGGTTTTGTACAAGCTGGGGTGGGCTTTATCTTGTTAGCCGCCCTTGCAGGGAGTTTGCGTTATGATTTAGTAAGAGCCAATGCATTGAAATTGGTATGTACTTTGGCATTTACCAGTGTTGCCTTAGTCGTTTTTGTCGCTAGAGGACAAGTGGTGTGGTTGCCGGCCTTAGTCTTATCTTTAGGCTATATTGCCGGTGCTCATTATGCGGTGAAATTTGCTATTCAGGCAGAAGCAAGCACTCTAAAGTGGTTTTTGTTTATTATGACCTTGCTGGGCTGTATTGCTGCGTTTTGGTTTTAACAACGGGAGCGTTAAATGAAAATTTTATATTTGGCCTTGTGTGTATTCATCATCAGCGGCTGCAGTTCTAAGCCACCAGGTATCGAGCCTGTTGATAATTTTGAGTTAAGCCAATATTTAGGCACTTGGTATGAAGTTGCCCGTTTGGATCATGCCTTCGAGCGCGGTATGAGCCATGTGAGCGCAACTTACAGTGTGCTGCCGAATGGCAAAGTTAAGGTGATTAACAAGGGCTTTTCCGAGCAGGAGGGGCGTTGGTTAAGCGCAGAAGGCCTAGCCTATTTGCCCGAGCAAGGACGTGGTTATTTAAAAGTTTCCTTTTTTCGACCGTTTTATGGGGCCTACGTGATTTTTGTTTTGGACCAAGAAGCCTATCAATATGCCTTGGTTGCGGGACCGAGCAGAAATTATTTGTGGTTATTGGCAAGAAGCCCAGACCTACCGCATGCTATTCGTAGTGAACTTGTATGGCGGGCCAAGCAGGCAGGCTTCGATGTAGATGAATTAATCTATGTGGATCATCAGTCAGAGGTAATTAAACACCAGGAGTAACTATGTGGGTAGAAGGTCGAGTAACAAAGCGAATTGATTGGAACAAACAATTGTTTAGCTTACGGATAGAGGCCGACATTGCCCCTTTCGTTGCCGGGCAATTTATAAAGTTGTCTGAGTTACAGCAAGGGAAGCGGATTGCTCGTGCCTATTCTTTGGTAAACCCTCCGAGAGCAGATTATCTTGAAGTATTAGCGATTAAAGTAGAAGACGGTACTCTTTCGCCTAACCTGCATAACTTACATGTGGGCGAGACTATTGAGGTATCGAGTGCTGCCGCAGGTTTTTTGGTGCTTGACGAAGTCCCGCCGGCTAAACATCTATGGTTGATGGCAACAGGGACCGGTATTGGACCTTACCTGTCGATGTTGGCCACTGACCAGCCATGGCAGCGTTTCGATAAAGTGGTTGTGGTATACGGGGTTAGATATGCCAGAGACTTGGCTTATTTGGACGTGTTGGAGCAGTACCTGCAGCGTTATCCTCAACAGTTCGTTTTGCAAACCATGGTCACGCGGGAGAACTATGCTGGAGCTTTAGTTAAGCGCATTCCTGAGGCGCTTG from Agarivorans gilvus includes the following:
- a CDS encoding lipocalin family protein, which encodes MKILYLALCVFIISGCSSKPPGIEPVDNFELSQYLGTWYEVARLDHAFERGMSHVSATYSVLPNGKVKVINKGFSEQEGRWLSAEGLAYLPEQGRGYLKVSFFRPFYGAYVIFVLDQEAYQYALVAGPSRNYLWLLARSPDLPHAIRSELVWRAKQAGFDVDELIYVDHQSEVIKHQE
- the lhgO gene encoding L-2-hydroxyglutarate oxidase; translation: MDYDFCVIGGGIVGLATALQLQKTYPDASIALLEKEASLAFHQTGHNSGVIHAGVYYQPGSLKAQFCKQGLQQTIEFCQRHAIPYQQCGKLLVASNQLELTRMQQLAKRCEQNQITYQQLSSQELKQREPNIAGLGALYIPATGIVSYPQICQKIAQEFTDNGGKVLLSHQVTALDEQPEQINITTEQGAISCAYLVACGGLMADRLCEMLKLDIDFQIIPYRGEYYRLAAKHSQIIKHLIYPIPDPELPFLGVHLTKMIDGSVTVGPNAVQGWSREGYAKGSINFADVKQMLSFCGFWKVAKQHFRHGLSETKDSLFKSAYLERVRKYCPSLKVSDLHAYPAGIRAQAVLKDGTLVHDFLFASSPRSLHVCNAPSPAATSAFPIAEHICQKIQQARSKA
- a CDS encoding sulfite exporter TauE/SafE family protein → MDLTIFNAVLLLLLGLAAGVINTLAGGGSNLTLPALMIMGMPAELANATNRVGIFLQCLTGALGFKKHGKLDTQDLGPILWPTLIGGLVGALVASYAAAWLVKYLLLGAMLAMASLMLFKPSVVAPDLGTQAKTVAESSSAKWSLMLAGFYGGFVQAGVGFILLAALAGSLRYDLVRANALKLVCTLAFTSVALVVFVARGQVVWLPALVLSLGYIAGAHYAVKFAIQAEASTLKWFLFIMTLLGCIAAFWF
- a CDS encoding ferredoxin--NADP reductase, which codes for MWVEGRVTKRIDWNKQLFSLRIEADIAPFVAGQFIKLSELQQGKRIARAYSLVNPPRADYLEVLAIKVEDGTLSPNLHNLHVGETIEVSSAAAGFLVLDEVPPAKHLWLMATGTGIGPYLSMLATDQPWQRFDKVVVVYGVRYARDLAYLDVLEQYLQRYPQQFVLQTMVTRENYAGALVKRIPEALDDGSLENAVGLSLSPESSQVMLCGNPEMITAAMQSLEGKGLSKNLRRKPGQVTVERYW